A window from Felis catus isolate Fca126 chromosome B1, F.catus_Fca126_mat1.0, whole genome shotgun sequence encodes these proteins:
- the DLC1 gene encoding rho GTPase-activating protein 7 isoform X5 produces MCREKPDIMILTQIEAKEACDWLRATGFPQYAQLYEDLLFPIDISLVKKEHDFLDRDAIEALCRRLNTLNKCAVMKLEISPHRKRSEDSDEDEPCAISGKWTFQRDSKRWSRLEEFDVFSSKQDAAPGAPDDAHLKNAASHESMLTDLSERQEVASVRSLSSTGSLPVHAPHTGDAATPRTNSVISVCSSGNFVGNDDSFCSLPSPKELSSFSFSMKGHEKNAKSKTRSLLKRMESLKLKGSHHGKHKAPSKLGLIISGPILQEGMDEEKLKQLNCVEISALNGNHINVPAVRKRSVSNSTQTSSSSSQSETSSAVSTPSPVTRTRSLSACNKRVGMYLEGFDPFNQSTFNNVMEQNFKNRETYPEDAVFYIPEDHKPGTFPKALSNGSFSPSGKNSSVNWRTGSFHGPGHISLRRDNGSDGPKELKRRNSSSSMSSRLSIYDNVPGSILYSSSGDLADLENEDIFPELDDILYHVKGMQRIVNQWSEKFSDEGDSDSALDSVSPCPSSPKQIHLDVDNDRATPSDLDSTGNSLNEPEEPSDIPERRDSGVGASLTRSNRHRLRWHSFQSSHRPSLNSVSLQINCQSVAQMNLLQKYSLLKLTALLEKYTPSNKHGFSWAVPKFMKRIKVPDYKDRNVFGVPLTVNVQRTGQPLPQSIQQAMRYLRNHCLDQVGLFRKSGVKSRIQALRQMNESAIDCVSYEGQSAYDVADMLKQYFRDLPEPLMTNKLSETFLQIYQCVPKDQRLQAIKAAIMLLPDENREVLQTLLYFLSDVTAAVKENQMTPTNLAVCLAPSLFHLNTLKRENSSPRVMQRKQSLGKPDQKDLNENLAATQGLAHMIAECKKLFQVPEEMSRCRNSYTEQELKPLTLEALGRLRNDESADYQHFLQDCVDSLFKEVKEKFKGWVSYSTSEQAELSYKKVSEGPPLRLWRSTIEIPAMPEEILKRLLKEQHLWDVDLLDSKVIEILDSQTEIYQYVQNSMAPHPARDYVVLRTWRTNLPKGACALLLTSVDHDRAPVVGVRVNVLLSRYLIEPCGSGKSKLTYMCRADLRGHMPEWYTKSFGHLCAAEVVKIRDSFNNQNTETKDPKSR; encoded by the exons GCGTCTAAATACTTTAAACAAATGTGCGGTGATGAAGCTGGAAATTAGTCCTCATCGGAAGAGA AGTGAGGATTCGGACGAGGACGAGCCCTGTGCAATAAGCGGCAAATGGACTTTCCAGAGGGACAGCAAGAGGTGGTCCCGGCTGGAAGAGTTTGACGTCTTTTCTTCAAAGCAGGACGCAGCCCCCGGGGCCCCCGACGATGCCCACCTGAAGAACGCGGCGAGCCATGAAAGCATGCTGACGGACCTCAGCGAGCGCCAGGAGGTGGCCTCGGTCCGCAGCCTCAGCAGCACCGGCAGCCTCCCGGTGCACGCGCCTCACACCGGGGACGCGGCGACGCCCCGCACGAACTCCGTCATCAGCGTGTGCTCCTCCGGCAACTTCGTGGGCAATGACGACTCTTTCTGCAGCCTGCCCTCCCCCAAGGAACTGTCCAGCTTCAGCTTCAGCATGAAAGGCCACGAGAAGAACGCCAAGTCCAAGACGCGCAGCCTGCTGAAACGCATGGAGAGCCTGAAGCTCAAGGGCTCGCACCACGGCAAGCACAAGGCGCCTTCCAAGCTGGGGCTGATCATCAGCGGGCCCATCCTGCAGGAGGGGATGGACGAGGAGAAGCTGAAGCAGCTGAACTGCGTGGAGATCTCTGCGCTCAACGGCAACCACATCAACGTGCCCGCGGTTCGCAAGCGGAGCGTTTCCAACTCCAcgcagaccagcagcagcagcagccagtcGGAGACCAGCAGCGCCGTGAGCACGCCCAGCCCGGTCACCAGGACCCGGAGCCTCAGCGCCTGCAACAAGCGGGTGGGCATGTACCTGGAGGGCTTCGATCCGTTCAATCAGTCCACGTTCAACAACGTTATGGAACAGAACTTCAAGAACCGCGAGACCTATCCAGAGGACGCGGTGTTCTACATCCCGGAAGATCACAAGCCCGGCACCTTCCCCAAGGCGCTCTCCAACGGCAGTTTCTCTCCGTCAGGGAAGAACAGCTCCGTCAACTGGAGGACTGGAAGCTTCCACGGCCCGGGCCACATCAGCCTGCGGAGGGACAACGGCAGCGACGGCCCCAAGGAGCTTAAGCGACGCAATTCGTCCAGCTCCATGAGCAGCCGCCTGAGTATCTATGACAACGTGCCTGGCTCCATCCTGTACTCCAGTTCGGGTGACCTGGCCGACCTGGAGAATGAGGACATCTTCCCCGAGCTGGATGACATCCTCTACCACGTGAAGGGGATGCAGAGGATAGTCAACCAGTGGTCGGAGAAGTTTTCAGACGAGGGAGACTCCGACTCAGCCCTGGACTCGGTCTCTCCGTGCCCGTCGTCTCCCAAACAGATACACCTGGATGTGGACAACGACCGAGCCACACCCAGTGACCTGGACAGTACCGGCAACTCACTGAACGAGCCGGAAGAGCCCTCCGACATCCCGGAAAGGAGGGATTCTGGGGTTGGGGCCTCTCTGACAAGGTCCAATAG GCACAGACTGCGATGGCACAGTTTCCAGAGCTCCCATCGGCCAAGCTTAAACTCTGTATCGCTGCAGATTAACTGCCAGTCTGTGGCCCAGATGAACCTGCTGCAGAAGTACTCGCTCCTAAAGTTAACTGCCCTGCTAGAGAAGTACACGCCTTCGAATAAGCATGGTTTTAGCTG GGCTGTGCCCAAGTTCATGAAAAGGATCAAGGTTCCAGACTATAAGGACCGGAATGTGTTCGGGGTCCCTCTGACGGTCAATGTGCAGCGCACAGGACAGCCCCTGCCCCAGAGCATTCAGCAGGCCATGCGCTACCTCCGCAACCACTGTTTGGATCAG GTGGGGCTCTTCAGAAAGTCGGGTGTCAAGTCCCGGATTCAGGCTCTGCGCCAGATGAATGAAAGCGCCATAGATTGTGTCAGCTATGAGGGACAGTCTGCTTATGATGTAGCAGACATGTTGAAGCAGTATTTTCGAGACCTTCCTGAGCCACTAATGACGAACAAACTCTCGGAAACCTTTCTACAGATCTACCAGT GTGTGCCCAAGGACCAGCGCCTCCAGGCGATCAAGGCCGCCATTATGCTCCTGCCTGATGAGAACCGGGAGGTTCTACAGACGCTCCTTTATTTCTTGAGCGATGTCACGGCCGCCGTCAAAGAAAACCAGATGACCCCCACCAACCTGGCTGTGTGCCTAGCGCCCTCCCTTTTCCACCTCAACACCctgaagagagagaattcttctCCAAG ggtgatgcaaaggaaacaaagcttGGGTAAACCAGATCAGAAGGATTTGAATGAAAACCTCGCTGCCACGCAGGGGCTGGCCCATATGATTGCCGAGTGCAAGAAGCTCTTCCAG GTTCCCGAGGAAATGAGTCGATGTCGGAATTCCTACACAGAACAGGAGCTGAAGCCCCTCACTCTAGAAGCACTGGGACGCCTGCGTAACGACGAGTCGGCTGACTACCAGCACTTCCTCCAGGACTGTGTGGATAGCCTGTTTAAAGAAGTCAAGGAGAAGTTTAAAGGCTGGGTCAGCTACTCCACATCGGAGCAGGCTGAACTGTCCTATAAGAAA GTGAGCGAAGGACCGCCTCTGAGGCTTTGGAGGTCAACCATCGAAATCCCTGCTATGCCTGAAGAGATCTTAAAGCGCCTACTTAAAGAGCAGCACCTCTGGGATGTAGACCTGTTGGATTCAAAAGTGATTGAAATCCTAGACAGCCAAACTGAAATTTACCAGTATGTCCAAAACAGTATGGCGCCCCACCCTGCCCGGGACTACGTTGTTTTGAG AACATGGAGGACTAATTTACCTAAGGGGGCATGTGCCCTTTTACTCACCTCTGTGGATCACGACCGGGCACCTGTGGTGGGGGTGAGAGTCAATGTGCTCCTGTCCAGGTATCTGATCGAACCCTGCGGGTCAGGGAAATCCAAACTCACCTACATGTGCAGAGCCGACTTAAG GGGCCACATGCCAGAGTGGTACACAAAATCTTTCGGACATTTGTGTGCAGCTGAAGTTGTGAAGATCCGAGACTCTTTCAATAATCAGAACACTGAAACCAAAGACCCCAAATCTAGGTGA
- the DLC1 gene encoding rho GTPase-activating protein 7 isoform X4, with amino-acid sequence MGDPEAHVMARPLRAPLRRSFSDHIRDSTARALDVIWKNTRDRRLAEIEAKEACDWLRATGFPQYAQLYEDLLFPIDISLVKKEHDFLDRDAIEALCRRLNTLNKCAVMKLEISPHRKRSEDSDEDEPCAISGKWTFQRDSKRWSRLEEFDVFSSKQDAAPGAPDDAHLKNAASHESMLTDLSERQEVASVRSLSSTGSLPVHAPHTGDAATPRTNSVISVCSSGNFVGNDDSFCSLPSPKELSSFSFSMKGHEKNAKSKTRSLLKRMESLKLKGSHHGKHKAPSKLGLIISGPILQEGMDEEKLKQLNCVEISALNGNHINVPAVRKRSVSNSTQTSSSSSQSETSSAVSTPSPVTRTRSLSACNKRVGMYLEGFDPFNQSTFNNVMEQNFKNRETYPEDAVFYIPEDHKPGTFPKALSNGSFSPSGKNSSVNWRTGSFHGPGHISLRRDNGSDGPKELKRRNSSSSMSSRLSIYDNVPGSILYSSSGDLADLENEDIFPELDDILYHVKGMQRIVNQWSEKFSDEGDSDSALDSVSPCPSSPKQIHLDVDNDRATPSDLDSTGNSLNEPEEPSDIPERRDSGVGASLTRSNRHRLRWHSFQSSHRPSLNSVSLQINCQSVAQMNLLQKYSLLKLTALLEKYTPSNKHGFSWAVPKFMKRIKVPDYKDRNVFGVPLTVNVQRTGQPLPQSIQQAMRYLRNHCLDQVGLFRKSGVKSRIQALRQMNESAIDCVSYEGQSAYDVADMLKQYFRDLPEPLMTNKLSETFLQIYQCVPKDQRLQAIKAAIMLLPDENREVLQTLLYFLSDVTAAVKENQMTPTNLAVCLAPSLFHLNTLKRENSSPRVMQRKQSLGKPDQKDLNENLAATQGLAHMIAECKKLFQVPEEMSRCRNSYTEQELKPLTLEALGRLRNDESADYQHFLQDCVDSLFKEVKEKFKGWVSYSTSEQAELSYKKVSEGPPLRLWRSTIEIPAMPEEILKRLLKEQHLWDVDLLDSKVIEILDSQTEIYQYVQNSMAPHPARDYVVLRTWRTNLPKGACALLLTSVDHDRAPVVGVRVNVLLSRYLIEPCGSGKSKLTYMCRADLRGHMPEWYTKSFGHLCAAEVVKIRDSFNNQNTETKDPKSR; translated from the exons GCGTCTAAATACTTTAAACAAATGTGCGGTGATGAAGCTGGAAATTAGTCCTCATCGGAAGAGA AGTGAGGATTCGGACGAGGACGAGCCCTGTGCAATAAGCGGCAAATGGACTTTCCAGAGGGACAGCAAGAGGTGGTCCCGGCTGGAAGAGTTTGACGTCTTTTCTTCAAAGCAGGACGCAGCCCCCGGGGCCCCCGACGATGCCCACCTGAAGAACGCGGCGAGCCATGAAAGCATGCTGACGGACCTCAGCGAGCGCCAGGAGGTGGCCTCGGTCCGCAGCCTCAGCAGCACCGGCAGCCTCCCGGTGCACGCGCCTCACACCGGGGACGCGGCGACGCCCCGCACGAACTCCGTCATCAGCGTGTGCTCCTCCGGCAACTTCGTGGGCAATGACGACTCTTTCTGCAGCCTGCCCTCCCCCAAGGAACTGTCCAGCTTCAGCTTCAGCATGAAAGGCCACGAGAAGAACGCCAAGTCCAAGACGCGCAGCCTGCTGAAACGCATGGAGAGCCTGAAGCTCAAGGGCTCGCACCACGGCAAGCACAAGGCGCCTTCCAAGCTGGGGCTGATCATCAGCGGGCCCATCCTGCAGGAGGGGATGGACGAGGAGAAGCTGAAGCAGCTGAACTGCGTGGAGATCTCTGCGCTCAACGGCAACCACATCAACGTGCCCGCGGTTCGCAAGCGGAGCGTTTCCAACTCCAcgcagaccagcagcagcagcagccagtcGGAGACCAGCAGCGCCGTGAGCACGCCCAGCCCGGTCACCAGGACCCGGAGCCTCAGCGCCTGCAACAAGCGGGTGGGCATGTACCTGGAGGGCTTCGATCCGTTCAATCAGTCCACGTTCAACAACGTTATGGAACAGAACTTCAAGAACCGCGAGACCTATCCAGAGGACGCGGTGTTCTACATCCCGGAAGATCACAAGCCCGGCACCTTCCCCAAGGCGCTCTCCAACGGCAGTTTCTCTCCGTCAGGGAAGAACAGCTCCGTCAACTGGAGGACTGGAAGCTTCCACGGCCCGGGCCACATCAGCCTGCGGAGGGACAACGGCAGCGACGGCCCCAAGGAGCTTAAGCGACGCAATTCGTCCAGCTCCATGAGCAGCCGCCTGAGTATCTATGACAACGTGCCTGGCTCCATCCTGTACTCCAGTTCGGGTGACCTGGCCGACCTGGAGAATGAGGACATCTTCCCCGAGCTGGATGACATCCTCTACCACGTGAAGGGGATGCAGAGGATAGTCAACCAGTGGTCGGAGAAGTTTTCAGACGAGGGAGACTCCGACTCAGCCCTGGACTCGGTCTCTCCGTGCCCGTCGTCTCCCAAACAGATACACCTGGATGTGGACAACGACCGAGCCACACCCAGTGACCTGGACAGTACCGGCAACTCACTGAACGAGCCGGAAGAGCCCTCCGACATCCCGGAAAGGAGGGATTCTGGGGTTGGGGCCTCTCTGACAAGGTCCAATAG GCACAGACTGCGATGGCACAGTTTCCAGAGCTCCCATCGGCCAAGCTTAAACTCTGTATCGCTGCAGATTAACTGCCAGTCTGTGGCCCAGATGAACCTGCTGCAGAAGTACTCGCTCCTAAAGTTAACTGCCCTGCTAGAGAAGTACACGCCTTCGAATAAGCATGGTTTTAGCTG GGCTGTGCCCAAGTTCATGAAAAGGATCAAGGTTCCAGACTATAAGGACCGGAATGTGTTCGGGGTCCCTCTGACGGTCAATGTGCAGCGCACAGGACAGCCCCTGCCCCAGAGCATTCAGCAGGCCATGCGCTACCTCCGCAACCACTGTTTGGATCAG GTGGGGCTCTTCAGAAAGTCGGGTGTCAAGTCCCGGATTCAGGCTCTGCGCCAGATGAATGAAAGCGCCATAGATTGTGTCAGCTATGAGGGACAGTCTGCTTATGATGTAGCAGACATGTTGAAGCAGTATTTTCGAGACCTTCCTGAGCCACTAATGACGAACAAACTCTCGGAAACCTTTCTACAGATCTACCAGT GTGTGCCCAAGGACCAGCGCCTCCAGGCGATCAAGGCCGCCATTATGCTCCTGCCTGATGAGAACCGGGAGGTTCTACAGACGCTCCTTTATTTCTTGAGCGATGTCACGGCCGCCGTCAAAGAAAACCAGATGACCCCCACCAACCTGGCTGTGTGCCTAGCGCCCTCCCTTTTCCACCTCAACACCctgaagagagagaattcttctCCAAG ggtgatgcaaaggaaacaaagcttGGGTAAACCAGATCAGAAGGATTTGAATGAAAACCTCGCTGCCACGCAGGGGCTGGCCCATATGATTGCCGAGTGCAAGAAGCTCTTCCAG GTTCCCGAGGAAATGAGTCGATGTCGGAATTCCTACACAGAACAGGAGCTGAAGCCCCTCACTCTAGAAGCACTGGGACGCCTGCGTAACGACGAGTCGGCTGACTACCAGCACTTCCTCCAGGACTGTGTGGATAGCCTGTTTAAAGAAGTCAAGGAGAAGTTTAAAGGCTGGGTCAGCTACTCCACATCGGAGCAGGCTGAACTGTCCTATAAGAAA GTGAGCGAAGGACCGCCTCTGAGGCTTTGGAGGTCAACCATCGAAATCCCTGCTATGCCTGAAGAGATCTTAAAGCGCCTACTTAAAGAGCAGCACCTCTGGGATGTAGACCTGTTGGATTCAAAAGTGATTGAAATCCTAGACAGCCAAACTGAAATTTACCAGTATGTCCAAAACAGTATGGCGCCCCACCCTGCCCGGGACTACGTTGTTTTGAG AACATGGAGGACTAATTTACCTAAGGGGGCATGTGCCCTTTTACTCACCTCTGTGGATCACGACCGGGCACCTGTGGTGGGGGTGAGAGTCAATGTGCTCCTGTCCAGGTATCTGATCGAACCCTGCGGGTCAGGGAAATCCAAACTCACCTACATGTGCAGAGCCGACTTAAG GGGCCACATGCCAGAGTGGTACACAAAATCTTTCGGACATTTGTGTGCAGCTGAAGTTGTGAAGATCCGAGACTCTTTCAATAATCAGAACACTGAAACCAAAGACCCCAAATCTAGGTGA
- the DLC1 gene encoding rho GTPase-activating protein 7 isoform X6, whose amino-acid sequence MKYFHQGCLALLTRNNLLFPIDISLVKKEHDFLDRDAIEALCRRLNTLNKCAVMKLEISPHRKRSEDSDEDEPCAISGKWTFQRDSKRWSRLEEFDVFSSKQDAAPGAPDDAHLKNAASHESMLTDLSERQEVASVRSLSSTGSLPVHAPHTGDAATPRTNSVISVCSSGNFVGNDDSFCSLPSPKELSSFSFSMKGHEKNAKSKTRSLLKRMESLKLKGSHHGKHKAPSKLGLIISGPILQEGMDEEKLKQLNCVEISALNGNHINVPAVRKRSVSNSTQTSSSSSQSETSSAVSTPSPVTRTRSLSACNKRVGMYLEGFDPFNQSTFNNVMEQNFKNRETYPEDAVFYIPEDHKPGTFPKALSNGSFSPSGKNSSVNWRTGSFHGPGHISLRRDNGSDGPKELKRRNSSSSMSSRLSIYDNVPGSILYSSSGDLADLENEDIFPELDDILYHVKGMQRIVNQWSEKFSDEGDSDSALDSVSPCPSSPKQIHLDVDNDRATPSDLDSTGNSLNEPEEPSDIPERRDSGVGASLTRSNRHRLRWHSFQSSHRPSLNSVSLQINCQSVAQMNLLQKYSLLKLTALLEKYTPSNKHGFSWAVPKFMKRIKVPDYKDRNVFGVPLTVNVQRTGQPLPQSIQQAMRYLRNHCLDQVGLFRKSGVKSRIQALRQMNESAIDCVSYEGQSAYDVADMLKQYFRDLPEPLMTNKLSETFLQIYQCVPKDQRLQAIKAAIMLLPDENREVLQTLLYFLSDVTAAVKENQMTPTNLAVCLAPSLFHLNTLKRENSSPRVMQRKQSLGKPDQKDLNENLAATQGLAHMIAECKKLFQVPEEMSRCRNSYTEQELKPLTLEALGRLRNDESADYQHFLQDCVDSLFKEVKEKFKGWVSYSTSEQAELSYKKVSEGPPLRLWRSTIEIPAMPEEILKRLLKEQHLWDVDLLDSKVIEILDSQTEIYQYVQNSMAPHPARDYVVLRTWRTNLPKGACALLLTSVDHDRAPVVGVRVNVLLSRYLIEPCGSGKSKLTYMCRADLRGHMPEWYTKSFGHLCAAEVVKIRDSFNNQNTETKDPKSR is encoded by the exons GCGTCTAAATACTTTAAACAAATGTGCGGTGATGAAGCTGGAAATTAGTCCTCATCGGAAGAGA AGTGAGGATTCGGACGAGGACGAGCCCTGTGCAATAAGCGGCAAATGGACTTTCCAGAGGGACAGCAAGAGGTGGTCCCGGCTGGAAGAGTTTGACGTCTTTTCTTCAAAGCAGGACGCAGCCCCCGGGGCCCCCGACGATGCCCACCTGAAGAACGCGGCGAGCCATGAAAGCATGCTGACGGACCTCAGCGAGCGCCAGGAGGTGGCCTCGGTCCGCAGCCTCAGCAGCACCGGCAGCCTCCCGGTGCACGCGCCTCACACCGGGGACGCGGCGACGCCCCGCACGAACTCCGTCATCAGCGTGTGCTCCTCCGGCAACTTCGTGGGCAATGACGACTCTTTCTGCAGCCTGCCCTCCCCCAAGGAACTGTCCAGCTTCAGCTTCAGCATGAAAGGCCACGAGAAGAACGCCAAGTCCAAGACGCGCAGCCTGCTGAAACGCATGGAGAGCCTGAAGCTCAAGGGCTCGCACCACGGCAAGCACAAGGCGCCTTCCAAGCTGGGGCTGATCATCAGCGGGCCCATCCTGCAGGAGGGGATGGACGAGGAGAAGCTGAAGCAGCTGAACTGCGTGGAGATCTCTGCGCTCAACGGCAACCACATCAACGTGCCCGCGGTTCGCAAGCGGAGCGTTTCCAACTCCAcgcagaccagcagcagcagcagccagtcGGAGACCAGCAGCGCCGTGAGCACGCCCAGCCCGGTCACCAGGACCCGGAGCCTCAGCGCCTGCAACAAGCGGGTGGGCATGTACCTGGAGGGCTTCGATCCGTTCAATCAGTCCACGTTCAACAACGTTATGGAACAGAACTTCAAGAACCGCGAGACCTATCCAGAGGACGCGGTGTTCTACATCCCGGAAGATCACAAGCCCGGCACCTTCCCCAAGGCGCTCTCCAACGGCAGTTTCTCTCCGTCAGGGAAGAACAGCTCCGTCAACTGGAGGACTGGAAGCTTCCACGGCCCGGGCCACATCAGCCTGCGGAGGGACAACGGCAGCGACGGCCCCAAGGAGCTTAAGCGACGCAATTCGTCCAGCTCCATGAGCAGCCGCCTGAGTATCTATGACAACGTGCCTGGCTCCATCCTGTACTCCAGTTCGGGTGACCTGGCCGACCTGGAGAATGAGGACATCTTCCCCGAGCTGGATGACATCCTCTACCACGTGAAGGGGATGCAGAGGATAGTCAACCAGTGGTCGGAGAAGTTTTCAGACGAGGGAGACTCCGACTCAGCCCTGGACTCGGTCTCTCCGTGCCCGTCGTCTCCCAAACAGATACACCTGGATGTGGACAACGACCGAGCCACACCCAGTGACCTGGACAGTACCGGCAACTCACTGAACGAGCCGGAAGAGCCCTCCGACATCCCGGAAAGGAGGGATTCTGGGGTTGGGGCCTCTCTGACAAGGTCCAATAG GCACAGACTGCGATGGCACAGTTTCCAGAGCTCCCATCGGCCAAGCTTAAACTCTGTATCGCTGCAGATTAACTGCCAGTCTGTGGCCCAGATGAACCTGCTGCAGAAGTACTCGCTCCTAAAGTTAACTGCCCTGCTAGAGAAGTACACGCCTTCGAATAAGCATGGTTTTAGCTG GGCTGTGCCCAAGTTCATGAAAAGGATCAAGGTTCCAGACTATAAGGACCGGAATGTGTTCGGGGTCCCTCTGACGGTCAATGTGCAGCGCACAGGACAGCCCCTGCCCCAGAGCATTCAGCAGGCCATGCGCTACCTCCGCAACCACTGTTTGGATCAG GTGGGGCTCTTCAGAAAGTCGGGTGTCAAGTCCCGGATTCAGGCTCTGCGCCAGATGAATGAAAGCGCCATAGATTGTGTCAGCTATGAGGGACAGTCTGCTTATGATGTAGCAGACATGTTGAAGCAGTATTTTCGAGACCTTCCTGAGCCACTAATGACGAACAAACTCTCGGAAACCTTTCTACAGATCTACCAGT GTGTGCCCAAGGACCAGCGCCTCCAGGCGATCAAGGCCGCCATTATGCTCCTGCCTGATGAGAACCGGGAGGTTCTACAGACGCTCCTTTATTTCTTGAGCGATGTCACGGCCGCCGTCAAAGAAAACCAGATGACCCCCACCAACCTGGCTGTGTGCCTAGCGCCCTCCCTTTTCCACCTCAACACCctgaagagagagaattcttctCCAAG ggtgatgcaaaggaaacaaagcttGGGTAAACCAGATCAGAAGGATTTGAATGAAAACCTCGCTGCCACGCAGGGGCTGGCCCATATGATTGCCGAGTGCAAGAAGCTCTTCCAG GTTCCCGAGGAAATGAGTCGATGTCGGAATTCCTACACAGAACAGGAGCTGAAGCCCCTCACTCTAGAAGCACTGGGACGCCTGCGTAACGACGAGTCGGCTGACTACCAGCACTTCCTCCAGGACTGTGTGGATAGCCTGTTTAAAGAAGTCAAGGAGAAGTTTAAAGGCTGGGTCAGCTACTCCACATCGGAGCAGGCTGAACTGTCCTATAAGAAA GTGAGCGAAGGACCGCCTCTGAGGCTTTGGAGGTCAACCATCGAAATCCCTGCTATGCCTGAAGAGATCTTAAAGCGCCTACTTAAAGAGCAGCACCTCTGGGATGTAGACCTGTTGGATTCAAAAGTGATTGAAATCCTAGACAGCCAAACTGAAATTTACCAGTATGTCCAAAACAGTATGGCGCCCCACCCTGCCCGGGACTACGTTGTTTTGAG AACATGGAGGACTAATTTACCTAAGGGGGCATGTGCCCTTTTACTCACCTCTGTGGATCACGACCGGGCACCTGTGGTGGGGGTGAGAGTCAATGTGCTCCTGTCCAGGTATCTGATCGAACCCTGCGGGTCAGGGAAATCCAAACTCACCTACATGTGCAGAGCCGACTTAAG GGGCCACATGCCAGAGTGGTACACAAAATCTTTCGGACATTTGTGTGCAGCTGAAGTTGTGAAGATCCGAGACTCTTTCAATAATCAGAACACTGAAACCAAAGACCCCAAATCTAGGTGA